One Ilumatobacter coccineus YM16-304 genomic window, CAAGCGCCGGTTGCACGTCGCCCCGGTGGTGGGCGACGACGAACGACTGCTCGGCGTCATCACCCGCAAGGGGGCGTTGCGCTCGACGATCTACAAACCGGCGCTCGACGCCGACGGACGTCTGATGGTCGGCGTGGCGGTCGGAATCAACGGGGAGCCGGGGCAGCGGGCCGAGCGTCTCGCCTGGATGGGCGCCGACGTGCTGGTGATCGACACGGCGCACGGCCACCAGACGCGGACGCTGTCGGCGATCGAAGCGGTTCGTGCCGCCGTCCCCGACGTGAAGATCGTGGCGGGCAACGTCGTCACCAAGGACGGCACGCGTCAGTTGATCGAAGCGGGAGCCGACATCGTCAAGGTCGGCGTCGGACCCGGCGCGATGTGCACCACCCGCATGATGACCGGCGTCGGACGACCGCAGTTCTCGGCGGTCGTCGACTGCGCCGAGGAGGCGGCGCGTCTCGGCGGGCACATCTGGGCCGACGGTGGCGTCCGGTTCCCGCGCGACGTGGCGTTGGCATTGGCCGGGGGAGCGGCGAGCGTGATGCTCGGCTCGTGGTTGGCCGGTACGTACGAGTCGGCTGCCGACACGCTGCGCGATCCCGACGGACGCCTGTACAAGGAGAGTTTCGGGATGGCGTCGAATCGGGCGGTCAAGAACCGCACGCGTGAGGAGTCGGAGTTCGATCGGGCGCGCAAGGAGCTCTTCGAGGAGGGGATCAGCACGTCGCGGATGTACGTCGATCCGGAGCGACCGGGTGTCGAAGACATCATCGACCAGATCGTCGCCGGGTTGCGCTCGTCGTGCACCTATGCCGGTGCCGACTCGGTGCCGGCCTTCCACGAACGTGCCGTGGTGGGCGTGCAGGGCGCCGCCGGCTACGACGAAGGTCGTCCGCTCGGGGTGAGCTGGTGAACGGCGCACTCGTCATCGCGATCGATGGTCCGGCGGGTGCCGGCAAGTCGACGGTCGGGCGTGCGGTCGCGTCGCAGCTCGACCTCGAGTATCTCGACACGGGGGCCATGTACCGGGCGGTCACGTTCGCCGTGCTACGGCGCGGCGTCGATCCACATGCGACCGACGAGGTCGCTCGCGTGGCCGAGGCGATCGATCTGGTGATCGACGACGACGGCGTGTTCGTCGACGGTGTCGATGCCACGGTCGACATCCGCGGCCGCGAGGTGACGGGATCGGTGAGTGCGGTGGCGGCCAACAGTGCCGTGCGCAGCGAGATGGTCGACCGTCAACGGTCGTGGGTACTCGAGCACGGTGGCGGTGTGATCGAAGGGCGTGACATCGGGTCGGTCGTGTTCCCCGACGCCGACCTCAAGCTGTTCGTCACGGCCTCGCCACGGATTCGGGCGGAGCGTCGTGTCGCGGAGATCGGCGGCGACGTCGACGAGGTCGAGGCATCGATCATCGAACGCGATCGCAAGGACTCCACCCGCTCCGACAGTCCGCTGCTCGAAGCCGATGGGTCGACCACGGTCGACACGACCGGGATGTCGATCGACGAGGTCGTTGCTCACATCCTCACGATGCTGCCGGCGGAGGGTGCTGACGATCGGTCGACCGTGCGATGAGTCGGGTGAAGACCGGCTTCGTCGGCATGGACCGGTGGAGCATCGTGCTCTATCGCGTCGTGCGGTTCATCGTGTGCGGTGCGACGCGCGTGTACACGCGGATGTCGATCGACGGTCGTGACCGGCTCCCCGAGACGGGTGGGTACATCTTCGCTCCGGTGCATCGCAGCTACATCGACACGCCGATCTCGGGGTACGTGTCGAAGCGGCGGATGCGGTTCATGGGCAAGGACACGATGTGGAAGTACGAGCGGCTGGGCAAGCTGTTCTCGGCGTTGGGTGCGTTTCCGGTGAGTCGTGGAACGACCGATCGTGAGGCATTGAAGCGCTGTGTCGAGGTGTTGAGAGACGGCGAACCGCTGGTGCTGTATCCCGAGGGGGAACGCAAGGACGGTCCGGTCATCCAGCCGTTGTTCGACGGGGCGACGTTCGTGGCGGCGAAGGCGGGGGTGCCGATCTATCCGATCGGGATCGGCGGCTCGGCGAAAGTGATGCCGCGGCACGCGAAGTTCGTGTTTCCGCACAAGGTGCACGTCATCGTCGGTGAGCCGATCGTGGTGGAGACGAACGACAAGGGCCGCGCGTCTCGCGAGATGCTGCGCGATGCGACCGAACGCCTCCACACCGAACTCCAACGCCTCTTCGACGAAGCCCAGGCCGTCGCCGGTTGAGACCATGGCGGCCGTCGCCGGTTGAGACCATGGCGGCCGTCGCCGGTTGAGAATTGTCGGGACCAAAGTTGGTTACATCGCTCCGGGAGCAACGTAACCAGGTTGAGGATTGTCCGGACCAGAGTTGGTTACGTCGCTCCGGGAGCAACGTCACCAGGTTGTGGAATGTCGGGACCAAAGTTGGTTACATCGCTCCGGGAGCAACGTCATCAACTCTGTCAGGAGAGGAAGGCCGTGAGGGCTCGCGCGAGGTGGGTCGGGTCGTCGCTGCCGCAGAGCTCACGGGCGGAGTGCATCGAGAGTTGGGGGACGCCGACGTCGACGGTGGCGATGCCGAGTTGCGTCGACGTGATGGGGCCGATGGTGGAGCCACACGGCATGTTGTTGCGTGACACGAACACCTGCCAGGGCACGCCTGCGTCGTCGCACGCCTGTTGGAACAGGGCGGCGGTCTCGGCGTTGGTGGCGTAGCGCTGGTTGGCGTTGACCTTGAGCGCCGGGCCGGCGTTGATCATCGGGAGGTGGCCGGGTTCGTGCCGGTCGACGTAGTTGGGGTGTACCGCATGAGCGTTGTCGGCCGAGACGCACGCCGACGCAGCGAGGGCACGGTGGTAGTCGCTGCGGTCGCCGCCGAGTGCGGTGACCAGTCGTTCGAGCACGACGGCGAGAAACGGTCCCTGGGCGCCGGTGGCCGATGACGAGCCGACCTCTTCGTGGTCGTTGAACACGGCGACGGCGATGTGCTCGGTCGGATCGGCGTCGCCGAGCGCCCGAGTCGCCGACCAGCACGACAGGAGGTTGTCGAGGCGGCCGGAGGCGAGCATCGATCGGTCGGCGCCGATGAGTGCAGCGCCTTGCACGTCGTACAGGCACAGTTCCCACCACGCTGGAGCGGTGTCGAGTTCGGCCCGTGCGCCGATCCAGTCGCCGAAGATTCCGCTGCCGCCGCTGGTGATGTCGCTGCCCACACCCCAGACCGGAGTGAGGTGCATCTGCGGATCGAGCTTGAGCCCGTCGGTGTTGACGCCGCGATCGAGATGGACGGCGAGCTGCGGAACGCGAGCGATGGGTTCGTCGACCTGGACGAGCGTGACCGTACCGTCGGCTGCGACCACACGTCCGGCCACGCCGAGGTCGCGGTCGAGCCACGTGTTGTTGAGGATGCCGCCGTACACCTCGACGGCGAGTTGCTTCCAGCCGAGCATGTTCACGTCGGGGTTCGGCTTGACCCGCAGGCACGGCGAATCGGTGTGTGCACCGGCGATCCGGAACCCGCTGGTGGGCGACGCTTCGGCGGGGAGACGCCACGCGATGATGGCGCCGCCGCGAACGACGTAGCCGGCGGCCGGGATGTTGGCCCAGTCGTCGTGTTCGTCGAGTCGTTCGAACCCGGCGAGTCGGTCGACGGTCGATTCGACCGCGTGCCACGGCGACGGTGAAGCGTCGAGGTAGGCGATGAGGTCGTCGATCGAGTCGTCGGTGTGTGTCATGGTCAGCCTTGGAACATCCCGATGGGGAGTCCGGTCCCACGGAGATGACTGGTCTCGTTGATGGTCACGATCGATCGTTCGCCGGTGGACGCCGCGGCGATGCGGTGGATCGACGTGTAGTTGGGGTAGAAGAATCCTCGTCGGTCGGTGCCCAGTCCGAGCACTTCGCTCAGGTAGGCGTTGATGACGCCACCATGGCACACGATGGCGACGCGTTGCCCGCGGTGCTCGTTGACGATGCGTTCGATCGCTCCGACGGTGCGGCCGTGGAAGTCGTCGTGGCTCTCACCACCCGGGTCCCAGGTGCCGTCGAGCATCTGTTGCCACCGTGGGTCGTTGGCGGCTTTGAGCTCTTCGACGGGTACGTATTCGGGGCTGTCCTTGTCGTACTCGGCGACGTCCGGCTCGATCAGGAGATCTACGTTACGATCGCGCACGACGGGCATCGCGGTCTGCTGTGCTCGTTGCAACGAGCTGGCGTAGACGGCATCGAGGTGCTCGTCGGCCAGGTAGACCCCGAGGTGCTCGGCCTGTGTGAGGCCGTGCTCCGACAGTTCGGGGTCGGCGATTCCCTCCTTCAGTTCTTTTCTCACGGGAAGGGCATGGCGGATCAGTAACAGTTCCATCGAACGATAGACAAGCAGATATGACGACGAGAACGAAGATCAGAGCGACGATCGGTTCGAGAACCCTTCGCGCCGACGGCGGTCGGTCGTGAGGCGGCGGACGAAGATCATCGCCACGATCGGCCCGGCGAGCAACTCGCCGGAGGCGCTCCGGTCGTTGATCTCGGCCGGTGTCGACGTGGTCCGGCTCAATCTGAGTCACGGAGACGTCGAGGACCACGTGGCGTTGGTGTCGCTGGTTCGTGAGGCTGCAGCGGCGGTCGGTCGGCCGACGGCGATCCTCGCCGACCTCCCGGGTCCGAAGGTGCGCAGCGGTCGTTTCCCCGAGGGCGGCGTCATGCTCGAGATCGGGAGTCGGTTGCGGCTGGTTCCGGGCAGTGAGCCGAGCACGGCCGAGTGCATCAACGTCGAGTACGAGACACTGCTCGATGACGTGAAGCCCGGCTCGATGGTGCAGCTCGGTGACGGCGCGATCTCGATGAAGGTCATCGAGGTCACCGACACCGCCGCCATCGCCGAGGTGATGACGGGCGCACGTGCGAGCGGGTCGCCAGGTGTGCACCTGCCGTCGGAGTCGCTGCGCGTCTCGACCCCGACCGAGGAAGACCTCGTGTTGGCCGAGACGATGGCGCAGGCCGGCGTCGAGTTCATGGCCGTGTCGTTCGTCGCCGCGGCGATCGATGTCGAGAAGGTCCGTGCCGTCGTCGGCGATCGAGCGCAGCTCGTGTCGAAGATCGAGACCTCCACGGCGGTCGCCCGTCTCGACGAGATCATCGCCGTGTCCGACGCGGTGATGGTGGCGCGTGGAGACCTCGGCATCGACTGCCCGCTCGACGAGGTCCCGCATCTGCAGAAGAAGATCATCCGTACGTGTGTCGAGGCAGGTGTGCCGGTGATCACGGCGACGCAGATGCTCGAGTCGATGATCACCGCACCCACGCCCACACGCGCCGAGGTCAGCGACGTGGCCAACGCGGTGTTCGACGGAACCGACGCGGTGATGCTGTCGGGCGAGACGGCGATCGGCCGCGACCCGG contains:
- a CDS encoding lysophospholipid acyltransferase family protein; this translates as MSRVKTGFVGMDRWSIVLYRVVRFIVCGATRVYTRMSIDGRDRLPETGGYIFAPVHRSYIDTPISGYVSKRRMRFMGKDTMWKYERLGKLFSALGAFPVSRGTTDREALKRCVEVLRDGEPLVLYPEGERKDGPVIQPLFDGATFVAAKAGVPIYPIGIGGSAKVMPRHAKFVFPHKVHVIVGEPIVVETNDKGRASREMLRDATERLHTELQRLFDEAQAVAG
- the pyk gene encoding pyruvate kinase, with the translated sequence MRRRTKIIATIGPASNSPEALRSLISAGVDVVRLNLSHGDVEDHVALVSLVREAAAAVGRPTAILADLPGPKVRSGRFPEGGVMLEIGSRLRLVPGSEPSTAECINVEYETLLDDVKPGSMVQLGDGAISMKVIEVTDTAAIAEVMTGARASGSPGVHLPSESLRVSTPTEEDLVLAETMAQAGVEFMAVSFVAAAIDVEKVRAVVGDRAQLVSKIETSTAVARLDEIIAVSDAVMVARGDLGIDCPLDEVPHLQKKIIRTCVEAGVPVITATQMLESMITAPTPTRAEVSDVANAVFDGTDAVMLSGETAIGRDPVGVVTTMALVAARAECESSYRKWANRLGRMQREHEVGSDDAHQQITMALSHAASQAAMDCDAAAILCCTQSGRTARAMARFRPDALMVGLSPDPKMVRTMSLTWGIEPVEVETYESTDEMVWFAVEKALFRKLIDHGDTVLVLAGAANGDRELSRSTSAATDVLRLVKVD
- a CDS encoding histidine phosphatase family protein, producing MELLLIRHALPVRKELKEGIADPELSEHGLTQAEHLGVYLADEHLDAVYASSLQRAQQTAMPVVRDRNVDLLIEPDVAEYDKDSPEYVPVEELKAANDPRWQQMLDGTWDPGGESHDDFHGRTVGAIERIVNEHRGQRVAIVCHGGVINAYLSEVLGLGTDRRGFFYPNYTSIHRIAAASTGERSIVTINETSHLRGTGLPIGMFQG
- a CDS encoding M18 family aminopeptidase: MTHTDDSIDDLIAYLDASPSPWHAVESTVDRLAGFERLDEHDDWANIPAAGYVVRGGAIIAWRLPAEASPTSGFRIAGAHTDSPCLRVKPNPDVNMLGWKQLAVEVYGGILNNTWLDRDLGVAGRVVAADGTVTLVQVDEPIARVPQLAVHLDRGVNTDGLKLDPQMHLTPVWGVGSDITSGGSGIFGDWIGARAELDTAPAWWELCLYDVQGAALIGADRSMLASGRLDNLLSCWSATRALGDADPTEHIAVAVFNDHEEVGSSSATGAQGPFLAVVLERLVTALGGDRSDYHRALAASACVSADNAHAVHPNYVDRHEPGHLPMINAGPALKVNANQRYATNAETAALFQQACDDAGVPWQVFVSRNNMPCGSTIGPITSTQLGIATVDVGVPQLSMHSARELCGSDDPTHLARALTAFLS
- a CDS encoding GuaB1 family IMP dehydrogenase-related protein, with the protein product MRMLHSNPGYDLTYNDVFMVPSLSDVPSRMDVDLTTPDGIGTTIPLVVANMTAVAGRRMAETVARRGGIAILPQDIPLDVVEQVIASVKRAHPVFDTPIQLTPDATIGDALSLIHKRAHGAVVVVDDGVPVGVFTEKDAEGFDRFTQLQHVMSTKLHILSPDVDAETAHAELGKRRLHVAPVVGDDERLLGVITRKGALRSTIYKPALDADGRLMVGVAVGINGEPGQRAERLAWMGADVLVIDTAHGHQTRTLSAIEAVRAAVPDVKIVAGNVVTKDGTRQLIEAGADIVKVGVGPGAMCTTRMMTGVGRPQFSAVVDCAEEAARLGGHIWADGGVRFPRDVALALAGGAASVMLGSWLAGTYESAADTLRDPDGRLYKESFGMASNRAVKNRTREESEFDRARKELFEEGISTSRMYVDPERPGVEDIIDQIVAGLRSSCTYAGADSVPAFHERAVVGVQGAAGYDEGRPLGVSW
- the cmk gene encoding (d)CMP kinase, with amino-acid sequence MNGALVIAIDGPAGAGKSTVGRAVASQLDLEYLDTGAMYRAVTFAVLRRGVDPHATDEVARVAEAIDLVIDDDGVFVDGVDATVDIRGREVTGSVSAVAANSAVRSEMVDRQRSWVLEHGGGVIEGRDIGSVVFPDADLKLFVTASPRIRAERRVAEIGGDVDEVEASIIERDRKDSTRSDSPLLEADGSTTVDTTGMSIDEVVAHILTMLPAEGADDRSTVR